In the genome of Novipirellula artificiosorum, the window CGCTACGCGAGTTGCTGGAGTGAGCTCCGCAACGACTCTCGCTCCGGGCGAGAAAGCGACCATTGATTTTCTCCTCACCTGGTATTTCCCCAACCGAGGCGCGAACGGTCGGGCCGGCTGGGGTGGTGAGGCCAACGCCGGTGAACGTGTTGGAAATCGCTACAACCAATGGTACTCCAGTTCTCAGGAGGTTGCCAAGTATTTGGCTGACCATTTTCAACGGCTCACGACGGAAACGGCTCTGTTTCGGGATACCTACTTCGATTCATCGTTGCCCTACTGGTTTCTGCAGCGAGTGGGAATGCCATTGGCGAATCTGGCGACCGAAACGGTCACCTGGCGTGAAGACGGTTACCTCTGGGCGTGGGAGGGAGTCGGTTGTTGCTCCGGAAATTGTGGTCACGTTTGGAACTACGCACAGGGCATGGCGAGGCTTTTTCCTGAGCTTGAAAGGAGCGTTCGTGAGTTCCAGGATTTTGATCCGAAACGCGGGTATCGTGAACAAGATGGAGCGATCTTTTTCCGAGGCGTTCAGGTCGTGGATTGGTCCGGTGGCTGGGCTGGCGATGCCATGGGCGGATATATCCTGAAAGCCTTCCGCGAATACACCTGTTCCAAAGATGACGCATTCTTAAAAAGATACTGGCCTCAAATTAGGAAATCCATTCAATTTCTGATGCGACTCGACGGCGAAGACGGAAGCATTGATGGTCTGATTCAGGGCAAGCAGCACAACACCTATGACATTGATTATTACGGCGCCAATACGCTTGTGGGGGCATTGTATCTTGCCGCTTTGAAGGCCGGACAGAAGATGGCGGAGGACGTCGGCGACCGGGCCTTTGCAAAGCAATGCCAGACCCTGGCGAAGAAGGGGGCCGAATCGACGATGAAGCAAATTTGGAATGAAGAGTACGGATATTTCGTTCAGAATGTTGATTTGGCAAAGCATCCGAAGAATCAACAGGGCGATGGCTGTCTGGCAGATCAACTTTTCGGACAATCGTTCGCCCACCAGCTGAATTTAGGCTACTTGTATCCGCAGCAAGCCGTGCAAAAGACAGTCAACTCGATTTGGAAATACAACTGGGCACCAGATATTGCTCCACAGAACCAAGAGCATCCGCCCGAGCGTTGGTATTGTCGCCCGGGTGAAGCCGGATTGTTCATGTGTACTTGGCCGAAATCAAAACACCTTGGCCCAACATCGGTGCGTTACCGTGATGAAGTTTGGACGGGAACCGAGTATCAAGTTGCTGCACATATGCTGTATGAAGGCATGGTTACCGAGGGCCTCGCGATCGTACGAGCGATTCATGAACGTTACGACGGAATCGACCATAACCCTTGGAACGAAATTGAATGCGGTGATCACTACGCTCGAGCCTTGGCGTCGTGGGGATGTTTGTTGGGCGTCAGCGGGTTTTCCTATCATGGACCGAAGGGTCAAATTGGATTCGCTCCCAAACAAGCCGCCGAAGCATTTCGTTGCTTTTTCTCGGCGGCAGAAGGATGGGGAACGTTTTGCCAAACGCGAGCGGACGGGAAACAAACGGCGACACTGAAGGTGAAGTGGGGTTCGGTGGCGTTGAACCAATTCACGCTTGAGGTGCCAGAGGAAAAGAAGGTCACGTCGGTTACCATCAAAGGAGCAACCGATGTCGCCCCCAAGTTCACTCAGTCAGGCAACCGCGTCACGATCCTTTTTCGTGAGACGATCGTCGTCAAGCCAGATTCGATTCTTGCGATTAAGATGGTTTGATCCATGGCAAGTGAACGTGAATGTTTCTAGTTTCTTGTGTCATGAGGGTCATAACTTAACGACCGAACGTACGCGTTCACTTTGTGTGCGCGGGTGAGTTCAACTTCAGCGTCCCGAGTCGCCATGGGATTTGACCGTAGTCGCCGCTTTGATACTCTTCGTCACTGGCGCCCTGAAACAGCAGTTCTAGATTGTCGGGATCGATCTCAAGTTTTTGATTGACGCCGGCACGGACAAACTCTCCGTGGCTGTAGGATGTCGCCCATGATTGGGACTGGTTGACGACGTTGTTAGGCGAGACCAGCGGCTTGTCTTGACTCGCTGCCAAGGGAGTCCAGGTACCGTCCAGTGTGTCGGCGACGAAGCCTTTGAAGTAACGTCGTTTGCCAGCTTGAGCCTCGACGATTGTCAGGAATTTGTCTTGGCCTCGCAAGGCATAAGTATGGCTTGCTTCGAAAATATCTGCCTGCAACGCCACCTTCGGTTCGGTCCATCCCTTGTTGGGAAACTGATCGATCAAGGTTGCTGCTCGCCACATTTGTCCGTTGAGCGAAGTGAAGAACAAGTGTGCCTTTGTGTCGTCGCAGATAATCCAGAAATCCAGTCCCGCCTTTGCACCCTGCTTAACGACATAAAGGGGCTCGGGTAACGTCCATCCGTGCGGATCGGCAAGGTCGTCATTGGTCGAGAAACAGGGTCCGTACTTGAGCTGCCGCGTCGTGTCCTCTGCTTGATAAACGAGATACCACTTCTGATGAGGCTCGAAGTAGAAGATCTGCGGCGCTCCGTGATACCCCATGGTCAAATCCAGAACGGTCCAGTCAGCATTGTTGGCGTCAGACCAATCCGCGAATGATAAATAGCCGATTCGGATTCGACCCTCGCCCTGCTTTGCCTTCCGCAAAGTACAGAACAAGTGCCATCGTCCATCGAAACGAACAACACTCGGGTCTTTGACGGCCAACCAGGGATGTTCAAGCGACGGGGGAAGCCGATCCTGGTTGACCGCCAGTAGTGGCGGGCCGACCTTCCAGTGAAAGATCCCGTTTGACGTGGCTTGCCCGTAAGCGATGTTGATCAGCAGTACTCCAAGGATGGACCCGACGCATTGCAGGGCGGTGCGAACGCAACGAACCGAGCGACCGCTCGGCCGCGCGTCGGACCGCTCCCGTTGGTTGCTGGAACCATGCTCCGAAGATGACAAGTTCGGGCTTAACGGATCGAGGTTGGCTTGGAACAAAGACAACGCCTTGTGATGTGCGGATGCGAGATTCATCCTGCCATTCTACTACTTGAGCTGGCCGCGCACATATCGATCTATCGAAAAAGGCGATGGTTCTGACTGTACTCTTATGCTTGCCGATTTTCGTCAGTCACGCTTCGGTGAGCCGAGCCGAAGGTGTCGTGATGCTTCTGCCTTACGCGACTTACACGGGCCTATTGGTTGCGGCGTCGCAACAGAAAGATTAAAGAAGGAAGTACGGGGTGAACTCGCCCGTATCCGTATCAAGCACCGCACACCACCCGCAAAGAACACCATGAACGATTAGGAAAGAGCGTTCTTGCGGCTTGAGCACGATCGGACGAGTTCCATCCCAATCCGATTTCCGATCGGCAGTCCACATTTGCCAGCGATGATAGTGACCGATTAGAAAAGCATGATTCGGAAATGTGGTGAAGACGGACGAAAGGCTCTCGCCAGACCAGGGTGGATCGCCGAGATAGAAGATTCCGGGGTCGGTCGCATCCCACGTCGGCATCCCGTGCGAAAATCGTACGCCCCCGATTTCAAGGTGTGGCCTGAGGGTTTGAAAAAACTCGAGAACATCTTCACCGAATTTCCCGAAGGTTTCTGTATCGGGACCGACACAGAGTCCAAGGTCGTGATTCCCCCAAACACCGACCGTGTTTGGGTTGCGCAGCAGTGCGACTGTCTCCCGTATCCGTTCACCGACCTCACAGACGTCACCGAGAATGACGACCTGGTCGACACGGCATGATTGAAACCGATCCAGTGCAGACCGCAGGTTTTCGACGTGCTCGTGGATGTCAGCGAGAATGCCGATCTTCATGCGTTGTGGACTCCAATCAATCGACACGCAGAACTTCCCTGCGATATTGGCGTTCCGTTACCGCGGTTTGGCTAGTCTAATTTGGCTAACCAAACTTTAACCGAGTCGGGATCTCGAGGTCAACATCCGTTGTGGATAACTCAGACGCACGTCGCGTTATTGCGTATCCTAACGACTGACACCTAATCCCTTTCTATTTACGCTTGGATTTCAAATGATGAAGTGCACCTCCTCGATTGTTATTATCTCAACACTCTTAGCGACAAGCATTTGCTCAAGCTCCTCGGCGGAAGACTCGGCTAAGGAGATGGCCGCGAAGCTCGCGGAGATTTCTCGTAAGCATGACGTGCCAGCAATGACGGTTGCAGTGGTCAACACAAATGGACCGGTGAAGGCGGCTTGCTTTGGTAATCGAAAACGGGGAACGACGGATAAGGTTACGCTGTCAGACAGGTTTCCGATCGGGTCCAATACCAAATCCATGACAGCAACCTTGGCGGCCGTGATGGTGGAAACCGGGCAGATCGACTGGGATACGACCCTCGGTGACGTTTGGCCCAAAGCAACGGACGACAATCTTCACCCGATTCTGCGAACGGTAACCTTGGACCAATTGTTGTCCCACCAAAGTGGGCTACCTGGCAACATTTCCGATCTTTCAGGCCAGGCTTGGGCTGGCTTCTTCGACGAAAAACAATCGCCCCCATTGGAACGCCGACGGATGCTCAACTTGGTGCTTTCCCAAGAACCGTCGCAGCCTCAGGGGCAGTTCGCTTACTCGAATCTCGGTTATGCGATCGCCTCGGCGATGCTGGAGACTCGCGCTGGTGTGTCGTTTGAGTCTCTCATGAAGCAACACGTGTTCGTCCCTCTCGAAATGGGTTCGGCAGACTTTCGTTCGATGAAATCAGCAAAGCAACGTCAGCCGCCATTGTTGTGGGGCCATCAAGCTGCCAATGGCGATCCCGTCGATCCAAGAACGGCGGGATCTGAAAACCCAACGGTCTATGCCGCAGCAGGAACGGTTCACTTGTCAACCGAGGACTATGCGAAATATGCGAGATGGCACTTAGCAGGCAAGCCTTCGCCGGTGCTTCGAACCCAGAACGCCTTCGATCATCTCCACAAGCCCCAGGTCGACTACTCCCTGCCAGGTGCAAAGTACGGTTGTGGTTGGATCATCATGGATACGGGACTCGGTCCCGCTCTCAATCACACGGGATCCAACACGAATGCGTATGCGTTGATTTGGGTGCTACCCGAGTCAGACTTCGCTGCCGTCGTCTGCGCGAATTCGGGGCAATCGCAGGCGTATTCAGCTTGCGACGCAATGATGAGTCACTTAATGATGGAACTCGCTACAACTCAAACCAAGCCGAAGGTGGTCACACCTGAGCGGCTGGTCGGCCGATATCAACTCGCTCCCAACTTTATCTTTGACGTGAACCTCAGAGACGGTCACTTGATGGTTGGCATCACGAACCAACCGACGCAGGAAGTCTTTGCAGATTCACCAACGAAGTGGTCGTACCGCGGTGTCGATGCACAATTGGAGTTTCATCTTCGCGCCGAAGGCCCGGCCTACGCCCTGACGCTTCACCAAAACGGCGCTGCACAGCAAGCAAAGCGGGTTCGTGAATAAACGGTCAAGATGTCTGCGTCCTGCGAACCCGCTGGCCAAATCGGTGTCTCTCTACCCATCGAGCTTGCCGCTTCTGCCATCTCTTTACCTTTGTTCGCTGAGTTAACCCTATGTCCTTGCATTTCTCATTACCGACCGTGTTGATCCCGCCGAACGGGCGCGACTCGCTACAAGTAGGGAAAAAGAGATGGGAAAGAAAAGCAAGAATCCGGATCGAGAGTCCCCGTCCAGGAGGCAAATCCACCACGTCCAACGCCTAGGGCTGGGCTCGGTAGAGGAGTACCAGCATTGGTGCACTGAGCATGGTTTCGGGCTGGGGCCCAAAAAAACGAATCGCATGTTGAGGCGAGAGCGGGACCATGCCGCATCGCTGACGGCGAAGCATGCGATGCACATGCGCCGTCAGCATCAAGTTTCAGAAAAACAGCTGTTGACTGGAATCGCAAGCGGTGAAATCGAGAAGGACTCCATCGCGGATCCGCATGTCGGACGATTTGCCGCGTTGATATCGCACCTGGTGCAGCACAACCATCGTACAGAACTTCGCAA includes:
- a CDS encoding GH116 family glycosyl hydrolase, whose translation is MKENSDPRNEQQTCQSSSCECSQDSGLQRRKFLTLVGAGAGVVGISGVTPSRTYAERPSNDLADHFVPEDKQLTKEWLHLLTAKGERKPYREEELQTIGMPCGGIAAGQLYVLGDGSLGYWWIANNSHNTGYGKSYELETPMGTYPVCYPDKPFTPPAPVDQGFALRVGNSVRQLNQNDYDDIEFIGEYPVATLRYLSKNESLPVQVEADVFSPFIPLNARDSANPATILRYTVENTSDEQQEIAIAGWLQNPVGLSDLSNWHALNQNVVTDMDGKQSVQMCAIEKPKEVEAEPVVKLFEDFEAGYENWIIEGEAFGEIPADGTLPGQQRVSGFRGKKLVNTFLGGNDGKTGTATSSEFEIELPYVVFLIGGGSHEGTAIQLLVNDTVVKSTAGKSRESLQTGYWDVTDLVGKRARIRILDSETGGWGHVNVDHIYFSDQNPLARQPYDPHHRHAGDVSLTALAENSTAVAAFESRAEFLRAFGQSARLSGVVKATHELGATRVAGVSSATTLAPGEKATIDFLLTWYFPNRGANGRAGWGGEANAGERVGNRYNQWYSSSQEVAKYLADHFQRLTTETALFRDTYFDSSLPYWFLQRVGMPLANLATETVTWREDGYLWAWEGVGCCSGNCGHVWNYAQGMARLFPELERSVREFQDFDPKRGYREQDGAIFFRGVQVVDWSGGWAGDAMGGYILKAFREYTCSKDDAFLKRYWPQIRKSIQFLMRLDGEDGSIDGLIQGKQHNTYDIDYYGANTLVGALYLAALKAGQKMAEDVGDRAFAKQCQTLAKKGAESTMKQIWNEEYGYFVQNVDLAKHPKNQQGDGCLADQLFGQSFAHQLNLGYLYPQQAVQKTVNSIWKYNWAPDIAPQNQEHPPERWYCRPGEAGLFMCTWPKSKHLGPTSVRYRDEVWTGTEYQVAAHMLYEGMVTEGLAIVRAIHERYDGIDHNPWNEIECGDHYARALASWGCLLGVSGFSYHGPKGQIGFAPKQAAEAFRCFFSAAEGWGTFCQTRADGKQTATLKVKWGSVALNQFTLEVPEEKKVTSVTIKGATDVAPKFTQSGNRVTILFRETIVVKPDSILAIKMV
- a CDS encoding non-reducing end alpha-L-arabinofuranosidase family hydrolase, giving the protein MNLASAHHKALSLFQANLDPLSPNLSSSEHGSSNQRERSDARPSGRSVRCVRTALQCVGSILGVLLINIAYGQATSNGIFHWKVGPPLLAVNQDRLPPSLEHPWLAVKDPSVVRFDGRWHLFCTLRKAKQGEGRIRIGYLSFADWSDANNADWTVLDLTMGYHGAPQIFYFEPHQKWYLVYQAEDTTRQLKYGPCFSTNDDLADPHGWTLPEPLYVVKQGAKAGLDFWIICDDTKAHLFFTSLNGQMWRAATLIDQFPNKGWTEPKVALQADIFEASHTYALRGQDKFLTIVEAQAGKRRYFKGFVADTLDGTWTPLAASQDKPLVSPNNVVNQSQSWATSYSHGEFVRAGVNQKLEIDPDNLELLFQGASDEEYQSGDYGQIPWRLGTLKLNSPAHTK
- a CDS encoding metallophosphoesterase family protein, which encodes MSIDWSPQRMKIGILADIHEHVENLRSALDRFQSCRVDQVVILGDVCEVGERIRETVALLRNPNTVGVWGNHDLGLCVGPDTETFGKFGEDVLEFFQTLRPHLEIGGVRFSHGMPTWDATDPGIFYLGDPPWSGESLSSVFTTFPNHAFLIGHYHRWQMWTADRKSDWDGTRPIVLKPQERSFLIVHGVLCGWCAVLDTDTGEFTPYFLL
- a CDS encoding serine hydrolase encodes the protein MVNTNGPVKAACFGNRKRGTTDKVTLSDRFPIGSNTKSMTATLAAVMVETGQIDWDTTLGDVWPKATDDNLHPILRTVTLDQLLSHQSGLPGNISDLSGQAWAGFFDEKQSPPLERRRMLNLVLSQEPSQPQGQFAYSNLGYAIASAMLETRAGVSFESLMKQHVFVPLEMGSADFRSMKSAKQRQPPLLWGHQAANGDPVDPRTAGSENPTVYAAAGTVHLSTEDYAKYARWHLAGKPSPVLRTQNAFDHLHKPQVDYSLPGAKYGCGWIIMDTGLGPALNHTGSNTNAYALIWVLPESDFAAVVCANSGQSQAYSACDAMMSHLMMELATTQTKPKVVTPERLVGRYQLAPNFIFDVNLRDGHLMVGITNQPTQEVFADSPTKWSYRGVDAQLEFHLRAEGPAYALTLHQNGAAQQAKRVRE